The genomic region ATCAAAAGGCGAAGTAATTTATTGGTGCAAGAAATAGTATTCATTGTTTAAATACATCAAAAAAGGGCCTTAAAGGCCCTTTTTTGATGATAGGGTATATAGTACCCGCTTTTTAAAGCTGCGGTGCTTTGTATAGTTCGTATGGGCGTCGTAGTCTAATACCATTTTTTCTAAATCTTGCCCGTCAGGACAAAGCAGTTGGTAAATTCTGCCCCAGCCTATAAAACCTCCCACGTTACGGTCGTCTATAAAGCAGTCAACATTAAGTTTACGCGGTGTGGCAGCGTCAAATACTTCACCTTCGTAATTTGCATTTACAGCTTCAAATTCTATACCGTGTTTGCGGCAAAACTCTACAGCTTCATCCAATTCGCTACCAATCCTAAATGTCCATAAAATCAATTGGTGGCCTTTCTTTTTAAGCGCATCCAATGTAGCAAAGGCAAACAACATCTCTTCGCCAATGGCAGGGTACTTGTTTTCTACTATCGTTCCGTCAAAATCTACGGCTATCTTCATTCTAGTCAGTTTTAAGTTATCTGTTTACAGTTTTGAGTTATGGTAAACCAAAAGGCTGTTAACTATTTTTCGAGCCACGTTTTAAAGTTGGCAACTGTTTCTACGGTTTCATCCCATTTACCTGCAAAGTT from Bacteroidota bacterium harbors:
- a CDS encoding hydrolase; the encoded protein is MKIAVDFDGTIVENKYPAIGEEMLFAFATLDALKKKGHQLILWTFRIGSELDEAVEFCRKHGIEFEAVNANYEGEVFDAATPRKLNVDCFIDDRNVGGFIGWGRIYQLLCPDGQDLEKMVLDYDAHTNYTKHRSFKKRVLYTLSSKKGL